In Daphnia pulicaria isolate SC F1-1A unplaced genomic scaffold, SC_F0-13Bv2 h1tg000188l, whole genome shotgun sequence, the sequence TCGGATCAATACCTCATCCGATACTGAACAGCCTGTTCGAAAGCCTCCCGATACCAGACGAACTTCGCCGCATTCTGACCGATATCTACTCAAACAACATCATGGACTTTGCCGTCGGACAAGACTCAGTTCAAATCCATCCAACAGCCGGAGTCCGACAAGGAGATCCATTAAGCAGCGTCGTCTTCAATCTGGCGGCAGAACCGATCATCAGGACagtaaaatcaaacaacaacggGTTCGCAGTCTACCAGTCAAGAGTGTCCACTTCGTCCTATGCAGACGACATTGCCATCGCAGGATCTTCAGTCAGCGAAATCCAGGGAACTCTCAATGCCACCGAGAACACGGCAACCTCACTCGGCTTGAGATTTAATCCTAACAAATGCACGTCACTCACACTCATTAATGGCAAATCTTCTGTAGATAACCCACTGAAACTCGGAGACTCCCAAATAAGGGCCCTAGCCGAGGACGAACAGGAAAACTATCTAGGGACTCCACTAGGCTCACGACTAACCTTCCGACCCACCACGTCACTTCTCGGAAATTTGATAAAGATTGGCGACTCCGGTTTGGCTCCCTGGCAAAAGCTGGAAGTGTACAGAAGTGTACTACTCCCATCACTTTCCCACCACCTTGCATCGGGAAGAGTCGAGAAAAGATCCCTCTACGACCTGGACGTCGCCTGCAGAGATTTCCTTCGCAAGGTAGCCTGTGTCCCTATGTCCGCTAACACTGCTTTTTTCTACTCAGATCGCCGCGTGGGAGGACTTGGAGTTCTCCCCCTCACAGACGAGGCTGACATTTGGACCCTGGCAAGAGCACTGCAACTCCTAGATAGCAAAGACAAGAACGTcagtgaagtggcaatggcacaACTAGAAGAaaccatcaaattgggatacgGCAGGAACGAGGTCCCCTTTCCACTTCCTATTAACGAGTACTTGGCAGGTTCCATGGAAAAGGGACTTGGAGCAATCCGACATGGAGGAGCATCGATGAACCTTTGGACCCGCGCAAGGAAGGCCTCGGGCTGTTTGAAGAGGATAAGGATTGATGTATCCGGCGAAGAGTACAGCAAAGTTATCGCCGATGACATCTCCACAATCTCCATCAAGGCAGTCAGAGGACTCCGAACCGCGATGAGGCAAAGGTGGACCAGCAGACTCCTGTCAGCTCAACAAGGAAAGACGGCAACCGGATTAGCTCTTGACATGGCCAAGGAGAACGCAGGTCTCTTATCATGCCGAACGCCACTGTCCTTCCAGGAATGGCACTTTCTCCACAAGGCGAGACTAGGGATACTGCCAGTCCGAGGTGGCCCAGGATCAAAGTCGACAGTCAAAACCTGTCGACTAGGTTGTACGAAGCTGGAAACCACAGACCATGTTGTTTGTGGGTGCCAGGTAAACTCCGCTCTTTCTATTAATCGTCATAATTCTATCTTAGGACTGATGGCGGAGGAAACGGAGAAACTTGGCCACACCGTCTCCGTCAACCTCGCCGTGGACAACTCCGGACTCAGACCAGACCTGGTGGTCACTTCCACCAACCCTCCCATCATCATCGACGTCACGGTTCCACTCAGCAGCGCGGATGGACTCGAGAAGGCACAGGcaaggaaaattgaaaagtacAAACACCTTGGTGTGGTACTCCCTCTCGTGGTTGGTTCACTAGGGTCCTGGCTCCCAAGCAACGATGAGATATGTCTTGCCCTGGGATTCTCGGGTAGAAAATGGCAGAGcctcaagaagaagatgaaactacTGGCCATCCAAGGAACAACCCAAATCATAGCCAAACACCTGGCATACCAGACCGAAGCAAGCGATCCcgaacccgaagaagaagaagcagaagaggGCGCAAGTCCTCCCTCTTCCTCAAACTAAGGGTTTTTTAACGTAGCGTTGACACGTCGTCTCGCGaactttttcccttcaaactcaattaaaataaatcattgtATATATGTTTATTCCCAGTCCTTTGGAAAATACAATGCATaaaatctgttcttatcagttaTTCCCCTACACTTTGTCTTTTAGCCTCTAGTGTCGGATCTTTGAAGCGATCACcttcttctcttatttttccgTAACCGTACTGTGACTTATTTTGCACCGAAATTTGATTGTCCCTACCGTTTGATGCTACACCCTGTTGATTTTGTTCCCTTTTGATCTATGCTGTGTGGAACGGAAGTGTCCACTCTTCACAAGTACGTGATTCCTGGGTCCAAATCTCCGCCGGATGTACCACTAAGATGACTTCCCACACCGGATTGCCACTTCTCCTCCTTGATGGTCTGTTGACCGTCCGTTTCAACTGGATGGCTCTACCTTGATGGCCTGCTGACACCTGTACACTGGATAAAGCGCCATGAAGTAAAATTGGCCCCCCCTCTTGATCGATCCCTACTGTTTATCTCTACTTCCCACACCGGATTGCCACTTCTCCTCCTTGATGGTCTGTTGACCGTCCGTTTCAACTGGATGGCTCTACCTTGATGGCCTGCTGACACCTGTACACTGGATAAAGCACCATGAAGTAAAATTGGCCCCCCCTCTTGATCGATCTCTACTTCCCACACCGGATTGCCACTTCTCCTCCTTGATGGTCTGTTGACCGTCCGTTTCAACTGGATGGCTCTACCTTGATGGCCTGCTGACACCTGTACACTGGATAAAGCACCATGAAGTAAAATTGGCCCTCCCTCTTGATCGATCCCTACTGTTTTTTGTTGCTATGCcctgttgtttttgttccctTTGATCTCTGCTGTGTGGAACGGAAGTGTCCACTCTTCACACGTACGAGATTCCTGGTTCCAAATCTCCGCCGGATGTACCACAACGTTGACTTCCCACACCGATCTATCTCTACCTTTTGTTGCTATGCCCTGGTGTTTTTTGTTCCCTTTGATCTATGCTGTGTGGAACGGAAGTGTCCACTCTTCACAAGTACGTGATTCCTGGGTCCACATCTCCGCCGGCTGTACCACAACGTTGACTTCCCACACCgatctactactttttcagcTTCTCACTCTTAATAATGATGAGTAAAACTCCTCTCgcaactctctctctgtgtagaCATACTCTCCTGCATTGTCAGCcgattttgcatctcttctCCCAAATGCCCCGtcatttgatgaaaatttcCCCTCTGGCGTAGCCACCTATGTACTGAgataaaaattcattgtcaataaacaatttaatctgttcttatcagcttaatatctgatacgggttcaaatggaccccagaatattaaactgatttttggcatacggtgggaatacagtgcttgcactgctcccgccacgggttgacccggtattgcagtacctccgggatcggctcaccctctatgagggagaacatattgaataaaacagaaattgtcttagcaccgtataataaaagaccatgtataattgcaaaactgtcatgtagacatgtttgtaattttttctaattgtatttttttcgtaatatcaagaaaagcataaaaaaatacgtacttgattgtgttaactaattagtactgttcatctttcgatgtgatgtttttttttaaaatatgaagatgcgtgtattttcatatgaaaagtcgattttcttattttcttatttgccaattggacgaccaaatgaaaaaaaacaagcaatttgtttcttgaaaagtatttgcaaagatcaagaccatgaaataaatactgagctttatttactatattttgctcgagttcgtaattcaagtcgatgaaagaaagtgggtggtattctctaaacgtcagtcaaatacttgaacactctttgtcaatattgttctgctgtatacaaagtattaaacaaagtgaaaaagcatccacaatcatacttacctggctcagaggcaaccatgatcaccaaggtggttcctccagggcgaggcctttccattgcactaaggatgggctgacccttgcgattaatccaaatgtgattaactcgggagtacaatttttggtagtgggggactgcgttcgcgccgttccctgaacacactataaatgtaagaaaaattcttgtcatctgccggaagttgaactaaatctggtcccgttagtaaacggtagggttgaccgcttgggaatacgcgaagcatcagattttctttctgggaagaaacaacaaagtaatgaaattcatgtttagctactttaatataaatcatcatggccaatggattggccgtgatcgtctagtggttaggaccctacgttgtggtacctactagatatgaatccgtagtaacccaggttcgaatcctggtcacggcactgaaaactgatttttcacgtcaacacgcagattaactataaattttgtttggttggaaagtaatgctcgctcacttcaatagttcataatgtgaaaaacaatttggaatgaaaacctgaaattccccctccctttttttgtgtgtgcaggaagttgttgaaatgtatggaagaaaaatacacatttacagaatttcaagtatttgacccgatattaagacaaaaattatttcatgtatgtaatgaactgtcccctgttggtattagtccaatgggagatggaaattaaaatttgcctagggtaatctaaatgaatatttctgaacgaaattgttggtccaacacgtccaagcagaacgaattcagcaaatgcttaagtagacttgcttttctgattataatttagctttgcgcagtggcaatatcataaccaatgagggtctcccgaggtgtgattattgctagttgaaaactttaaccaataccccgccacgatgaagtgaaataatctttgtcgtcggcaatttttgatagctccatcaggagcatttcagcgtacaagaaaaaaaaaattacagtcagttagaaaaattggagtgttgcatagtgtgtttataacattaaacggtgaaagtgaaatcgtataagtgatttttgtttccatttagttggtattgcacgtcagacaaggctgattaattcgttcgctgaaggccattaatatcagtcagttggaacattgtgaacacggggaaaatatttgaaaaggtgattccaaatgacaaggtgaaaagattccaccatgtttaaaggggaagttcaataaattgttaaccgctgtagggtgaatgtcggggtaaacatctgatcccaccacctacgtgttgggcttgtaccataaagatcgttcatttttttcaaaaataacactgcgcacaactgtttcgttcaaaaacatgttaacgagctttatacatgatatttactttaaaataactgtacccattgataaagaattgcacaaggattttgatatgtaaacgcatgtttcgaaaaaaaaccttacaagcgcacttcaaaattttgaaatgaatataaatacaaggcataccactgttatttactctggtttctaatcaatacccggataaatctttcgccttttactaaagatttccgtggttaggagcattgatgagtctatatgacttatttttttaacgcccggtcttctgattgggcactttgaataaatgaaaaattaaaaacgtctgtatgcggaaacaaagatattctactactacatactgacaacatttgtaaaatgacaaactgatagtttttcggtggttttggtaagattagtgtgtatttcaaaaagataaatctcaagcacaagtaatagattagaggcgaatatggtcgggtaattgcgtctagtttaatgtcaacggccataccacatagaactcacccggtctcgtcagctcccggaagttaagctatgtcgggtcccgttagtacttggatgggtgaccgcttgggaatacgggatgctgttggcatggaattattttatttttgtgaatccaattgaattgaagtgcttcccaagatgggtgatactacatggactacaatgtattattttggcattagttgaaaatggaaggaacgtattttttactggatattgcctactagacgtcctccaacctctttgttgctgaaagatatttgaaacgccgtgcgcgaagcgcacggcacagccgagaggcttgtacgttggtggtttcttcgggcagctctatctaatctctctggctctgagatccttatgcaacgcaagctaagtaaagcgcgaagcgcacggcacagccgagaggcttgtacgttggtggtttcttcgggcagctctatctaatctctctgactctgagatccttatgcaacgcaagctaagtaagggaagcaatcgttagccttatgacacttggattgttggctcattgatcggacatccccggaacgagaaaattaaaaatgacagttagccaaaaatagtggcgtttggaaatattatcaaattttatattcggttgtccattgacaaatgtacttatatgtcctcgtttgtttggctaaggttggtgtgtatttcgaacagaaagtaagcaagcattagaactagatttagaggcgaatatggtcgggtaatggcgactgaattgatgtcaacggccataccacatagaactcacccggtctcgtcagctcccggaagttaagctatgtcgggtcccgttagtacttggatgggtgaccgcttgggaatacgggatgctgttggcatggtgtaattttatttttgctccccaagttagatgagacatggaatataatgtattctttaggtattagttgaaaagggtattgctgggactttgattaatgataccatatattgtagaacgcatgtttgtttgatctcggtagttttaacgacaaaaaaaaagatagaggtttggctattttgttgaggctgttgcatgacgcccactcactggcacgatcccactactgccgaacacgggaacttttggctgctaggtttccctcctgacccactacgctcctccttagctaacctgcacctactagattcctctagcagatccatgctgatgtcaagcttagtgcgggcacctgatcaacatgcggtatcacgaaacagggctcctaaactcaagccatccactctaccaagcctccccgaagcaggattataggtgcacgccaaacacccagctgataaatgggctctcaatcgataatacattactgtaataaattgatttgatgagcacgcggattctttattgtgtccaaaattggtctcgtcacttgttctataactattaaagagcttctcggtgtttcaataaatgaacaaaatgcaagacctgacaatgtatgtactgtgtgcgtcaagtattgcaaatctcaatttaatattccgaaatatcgatctatgcactgtaatttacgccaaagctcattgatcgtacaaaccttatttagagttctgcaaaataacattgcatttaagatcatacttcacaggatcatttctgtagtatatcttgacttgtttcccaccagaaacttgtctcctttcaacccacgatgacgagttaagacgctggtttctgagcgtgaaacaggctgtgagtgtagctgtctcgacagcatcaaacacagtcattgaggaccgtttccgttaaatccatgtgaaatagcggaaggaaactagcgtgttcagagtggttgagatgataaaacaaatttaaattcttgaaaatctaaagagataaatcttaataataattccaggtattcgtgtccttaaatcatctgcttgtatggcaaaataaattgtgaaagtgaggttggtcaatttgaggatgtgtcatgactttatgatcgtattgcattcttttagttattgttatttaatcatgattaattatcgttcagagcttttgtcgtcaggtggcgtggcaaagccatattctgaaaaaaaaggacctagtgtgataacgagagtaaaatttgcaacgccttcagcgtaaattgtatctcccttaatacagtatgagcataataaaacaaatgaaaatgaactttataagcatcaagtggtcgcgtctggaaaaatgaacaactcaatattttatagcatttcttgaatgttttgagtgatatgagtattcttcgtacaccaccggaaatgtgttgaacctcagtggttattttgggcagtaatccttgtaacattatcgcttctcggccttttggctaagatcaaagtgtagtatctgttcttatcagcttaatatctgatacgggttcaaatggaccccagaatattaaactgatttttggcatacggtgggaatacagtgcttgcactgctcccgccacgggttgacccggtattgcagtacctccgggatcggctcaccctctatgagggagaacatattgaataaaacagaaattgtcttagcaccgtataataaaagaccatgtataattgcaaaactgtcatgtagacatgtttgtaattttttctaattgtatttttttcgtaatatcaagaaaagcataaaaaaatacgtacttgattgtgttaactaattagtactgttcatctttcgatgtgatgtttttttttaaaatatgaagatgcgtgtattttcatatgaaaagtcgattttcttattttcttatttgccaattggacgaccaaatgaaaaaaaacaagcaatttgtttcttgaaaagtatttgcaaagatcaagaccatgaaataaatactgagctttatttactatattttgctcgagttcgtaattcaagtcgatgaaagaaagtgggtggtattctctaaacgtcagtcaaatacttgaacactctttgtcaatattgttctgctgtatacaaagtattaaacaaagtgaaaaagcatccacaatcatacttacctggctcagaggcaaccatgatcaccaaggtggttcctccagggcgaggcctttccattgcactaaggatgggctgacccttgcgattaatccaaatgtgattaactcgggagtacaatttttggtagtgggggactgcgttcgcgccgttccctgaacacactataaatgtaagaaaaattcttgtcatctgccggaagttgaactaaatctggtcccgttagtaaacggtagggttgaccgcttgggaatacgcgaagcatcagattttctttctgggaagaaacaacaaagtaatgaaattcatgtttagctactttaatataaatcatcatggccaatggattggccgtgatcgtctagtggttaggaccctacgttgtggtacctactagatatgaatccgtagtaacccaggttcgaatcctggtcacggcactgaaaactgatttttcacgtcaacacgcagattaactataaattttgtttggttggaaagtaatgctcgctcacttcaatagttcataatgtgaaaaacaatttggaatgaaaacctgaaattccccctccctttttttgtgtgtgcaggaagttgttgaaatgtatggaagaaaaatacacatttacagaatttcaagtatttgacccgatattaagacaaaaattatttcatgtatgtaatgaactgtcccctgttggtattagtccaatgggagatggaaattaaaatttgcctagggtaatctaaatgaatatttctgaacgaaattgttggtccaacacgtccaagcagaacgaattcagcaaatgcttaagtagacttgcttttctgattataatttagctttgcgcagtggcaatatcataaccaatgagggtctcccgaggtgtgattattgctagttgaaaactttaaccaataccccgccacgatgaagtgaaataatctttgtcgtcggcaatttttgatagctccatcaggagcatttcagcgtacaagaaaaaaaaaattacagtcagttagaaaaattggagtgttgcatagtgtgtttataacattaaacggtgaaagtgaaatcgtataagtgatttttgtttccatttagttggtattgcacgtcagacaaggctgattaattcgttcgctgaaggccattaatatcagtcagttggaacattgtgaacacggggaaaatatttgaaaaggtgattccaaatgacaaggtgaaaagattccaccatgtttaaaggggaagttcaataaattgttaaccgctgtagggtgaatgtcggggtaaacatctgatcccaccacctacgtgttgggcttgtaccataaagatcgttcatttttttcaaaaataacactgcgcacaactgtttcgttcaaaaacatgttaacgagctttatacatgatatttactttaaaataactgtacccattgataaagaattgcacaaggattttgatatgtaaacgcatgtttcgaaaaaaaaccttacaagcgcacttcaaaattttgaaatgaatataaatacaaggcataccactgttatttactctggtttctaatcaatacccggataaatctttcgccttttactaaagatttccgtggttaggagcattgatgagtctatatgacttatttttttaacgcccggtcttctgattgggcactttgaataaatgaaaaattaaaaacgtctgtatgcggaaacaaagatattctactactacatactgacaacatttgtaaaatgacaaactgatagtttttcggtggttttggtaagattagtgtgtatttcaaaaagataaatctcaagcacaagtaatagattagaggcgaatatggtcgggtaattgcgtctagtttaatgtcaacggccataccacatagaactcacccggtctcgtcagctcccggaagttaagctatgtcgggtcccgttagtacttggatgggtgaccgcttgggaatacgggatgctgttggcatggaattattttatttttgtgaatccaattgaattgaagtgcttcccaagatgggtgatactacatggactacaatgtattattttggcattagttgaaaatggaaggaacgtattttttactggatattgcctactagacgtcctccaacctctttgttgctgaaagatatttgaaacgccgtgcgcgaagcgcacggcacagccgagaggctactagacgtcctccaacctctttgttgctgaaagatatttgaaacgccgtgcgcgaagcgcacggcacagccgagaggcttgtacgttggtggtttcttcgggcagctctatctaatctctctggctctgagatccttatgcaacgcaagctaagtaaagcgcgaagcgcacggcacagccgagaggcttgtacgttggtggtttcttcgggcagctctatctaatctctctgactctgagatccttatgcaacgcaagctaagtaagggaagcaatcgttagccttatgacacttggattgttggctcattgatcggacatccccggaacgagaaaattaaaaatgacagttagccaaaaatagtggcgtttggaaatattatcaaattttatattcggttgtccattgacaaatgtacttatatgtcctcgtttgtttggctaaggttggtgtgtatttcgaacagaaagtaagcaagcattagaactagatttagaggcgaatatggtcgggtaatggcgactgaattgatgtcaacggccataccacatagaactcacccggtctcgtcagctcccggaagttaagctatgtcgggtcccgttagt encodes:
- the LOC124319615 gene encoding uncharacterized protein LOC124319615, with product MDFAVGQDSVQIHPTAGVRQGDPLSSVVFNLAAEPIIRTVKSNNNGFAVYQSRVSTSSYADDIAIAGSSVSEIQGTLNATENTATSLGLRFNPNKCTSLTLINGKSSVDNPLKLGDSQIRALAEDEQENYLGTPLGSRLTFRPTTSLLGNLIKIGDSGLAPWQKLEVYRSVLLPSLSHHLASGRVEKRSLYDLDVACRDFLRKVACVPMSANTAFFYSDRRVGGLGVLPLTDEADIWTLARALQLLDSKDKNVSEVAMAQLEETIKLGYGRNEVPFPLPINEYLAGSMEKGLGAIRHGGASMNLWTRARKASGCLKRIRIDVSGEEYSKVIADDISTISIKAVRGLRTAMRQRWTSRLLSAQQGKTATGLALDMAKENAGLLSCRTPLSFQEWHFLHKARLGILPVRGLMAEETEKLGHTVSVNLAVDNSGLRPDLVVTSTNPPIIIDVTVPLSSADGLEKAQARKIEKYKHLGVVLPLVVGSLGSWLPSNDEICLALGFSGRKWQSLKKKMKLLAIQGTTQIIAKHLAYQTEASDPEPEEEEAEEGASPPSSSN